One stretch of Streptococcus australis DNA includes these proteins:
- a CDS encoding HigA family addiction module antitoxin, which produces MSNKIVEYKDLIAFHPGQYVEELIEDYNVTQKEFAERLGVSAKTVSKIVNAEESISKETAHKLAKLSGVSMQTWLNLQNAYDVKVAEIAEERELEEGSEKEIGEMIDFKYFKEKGYVPEKRYSLKEKIVELRKILGVASLENLTSFNHLVSYRNTREFTTKSIVNSNIMLELASKKARDTTTIKLNRRKLEKSLPALRELTRQDPEIFPQRLYDILLDCGVVLVGLPALPNANLNGATKKFSNGSALLLLTDRNKASDIFWFSLFHEIGHILENDFSSDDGNSESYRLSEEEADQFAKDLLIRSEDYQAFVEKGNFDKSDIIRFAEEIDIHPSVVLGRLQNEGILSFDRFRELKENYYFVS; this is translated from the coding sequence ATGAGTAATAAAATTGTTGAATACAAAGACCTGATTGCTTTTCATCCAGGTCAGTATGTTGAAGAGTTGATTGAAGATTATAACGTAACGCAGAAAGAATTTGCGGAGCGTTTGGGAGTTTCAGCAAAGACTGTCAGCAAGATCGTCAATGCTGAGGAGTCCATTAGTAAAGAAACGGCTCATAAGTTAGCCAAGCTAAGCGGAGTTTCCATGCAAACTTGGCTCAATCTTCAAAATGCTTATGATGTAAAAGTGGCTGAGATCGCAGAGGAAAGAGAGCTTGAAGAAGGTAGCGAGAAAGAAATCGGTGAGATGATTGATTTCAAGTATTTTAAGGAAAAAGGCTACGTTCCAGAAAAACGCTATAGTTTGAAGGAAAAGATTGTCGAGCTTCGCAAGATTTTAGGTGTGGCAAGTCTAGAAAACCTTACATCGTTTAACCATCTAGTCAGCTATCGGAATACGCGTGAGTTTACGACTAAAAGTATAGTCAACTCCAATATCATGCTGGAGTTGGCATCTAAAAAAGCACGTGATACAACAACTATCAAGCTCAATCGCAGAAAGTTAGAGAAAAGCTTGCCTGCCTTGAGAGAGTTGACCAGACAGGACCCAGAAATCTTTCCACAGCGCTTGTACGATATCTTACTTGATTGTGGTGTTGTTTTAGTCGGTCTACCTGCTTTGCCAAATGCCAATCTGAATGGAGCAACTAAAAAATTCAGTAATGGCAGTGCCTTGCTTTTACTCACGGATCGAAACAAAGCATCAGATATTTTCTGGTTCTCACTTTTCCATGAGATAGGACATATTCTGGAGAATGATTTTTCATCTGATGATGGAAATAGCGAATCCTACCGACTTTCTGAGGAAGAGGCAGATCAGTTTGCAAAAGATCTTTTAATAAGATCAGAAGACTATCAGGCTTTTGTTGAAAAAGGAAACTTTGATAAGTCGGATATCATACGTTTTGCAGAGGAGATAGATATTCATCCTAGCGTCGTTTTAGGCAGACTACAAAATGAGGGTATTCTCAGTTTTGACCGTTTTCGTGAATTAAAAGAAAATTATTACTTTGTTTCTTGA
- a CDS encoding YbgA family protein produces the protein MEQTNQKSQCQQLWARNKYLVLSHSSNIYNEIRQYLKNEVVEVSHVQELIDRACQIPEHRGQVCNAFQHIWGYFKKKATDVECKDYMLLLDRYRFGQTSKKDLIAKTRDLLDRYPNTYLQHSTLLKGDAHETLA, from the coding sequence ATGGAACAAACTAATCAAAAATCCCAGTGTCAACAACTCTGGGCTAGAAATAAATACCTTGTTTTGAGCCATTCCAGCAATATTTACAATGAGATTCGCCAATATCTCAAGAATGAAGTGGTGGAGGTAAGTCATGTTCAAGAACTAATCGACCGTGCCTGTCAAATCCCAGAACACAGGGGTCAGGTTTGCAATGCCTTTCAGCATATTTGGGGCTATTTCAAAAAGAAAGCGACAGATGTTGAGTGCAAGGACTATATGCTCTTGCTGGATCGCTACCGCTTTGGTCAAACTTCTAAGAAAGACTTGATCGCTAAGACTCGAGACTTGCTGGATCGCTATCCCAATACCTACTTGCAACATTCGACTTTACTGAAAGGAGACGCCCATGAGACTTTGGCATGA
- a CDS encoding type II toxin-antitoxin system RelE/ParE family toxin, producing MKLIYTNKTVKKQCTELRQAKKDFSDKVAVKLHQLINFLEVADSLASVTAFPKYHFHQLKGKRQGQFALDIDGRKSSYRLIVGFREEDLEKVFPNPIEIEILKIEEVSNHYE from the coding sequence ATGAAGCTTATCTATACAAACAAAACTGTTAAAAAGCAGTGCACAGAGCTAAGACAGGCGAAAAAGGATTTTTCGGATAAGGTTGCTGTAAAGTTGCATCAGCTGATTAACTTTTTGGAAGTGGCAGATTCTTTGGCTAGTGTGACAGCTTTTCCTAAGTACCACTTTCACCAACTCAAGGGAAAGAGACAGGGACAGTTTGCTTTGGATATAGATGGTCGGAAAAGTTCCTATCGGTTGATTGTCGGTTTTCGTGAGGAGGACCTAGAAAAGGTGTTTCCAAATCCTATTGAAATCGAAATCCTAAAAATAGAGGAGGTCAGCAATCACTATGAGTAA
- a CDS encoding TIGR02328 family protein encodes MRLWHEALISHLPRPQLLGQHRECCALRGNGWGRKHATVDYVFTHSPYRLYAYHDLIMKEMANRGYKVSPEWLDKNYRGKICPAYEDLPEEKLGNPIYSEHDARYYEECLANLREKGIDL; translated from the coding sequence ATGAGACTTTGGCATGAGGCTTTGATTTCACACCTTCCCCGTCCTCAACTTTTGGGGCAACATCGGGAGTGTTGCGCCCTGCGTGGCAATGGCTGGGGTAGAAAGCATGCGACAGTGGACTATGTCTTTACCCATTCGCCCTATCGTCTCTATGCCTACCATGACTTGATCATGAAGGAGATGGCTAACCGAGGCTATAAGGTCAGTCCAGAGTGGCTGGATAAAAACTACCGAGGTAAAATTTGTCCAGCTTATGAAGACTTGCCTGAGGAAAAGTTGGGGAATCCTATCTATAGCGAACATGATGCAAGATACTATGAGGAGTGTCTGGCAAATCTCCGAGAGAAGGGGATAGACCTATAG